A genomic region of Halopelagius longus contains the following coding sequences:
- a CDS encoding beta-ribofuranosylaminobenzene 5'-phosphate synthase family protein, with protein sequence MSDRVRVTAGARLHFGFVNLSLAHERLYGGLGVALSDPETTVTAEPAGDVVCDRADAREYAERAADLLGVPGARVDVESALPRHAGLGSGTQLALAVFEAVARANGAESDVRAAAPNLGRGGRSGVGVAAFEGGGFLVDAGHPTARFTTSRPADGDWTVPPVAVRHDVPEEWRFLLLVPDADPGRSGDEEDDSMRAVVERADPSVSDRIAGVVSRRLLPAVAAENADRFGEAVAEIGRLNGSWYADEQGGVYRPPVGELVATLSEHPAVYGAGQSSWGPAVYGVTDAARAEEAREAGRAALDAAGVGGEVRIVAGRNVGARVERAGEAPRNG encoded by the coding sequence ATGAGCGACCGCGTCCGCGTCACCGCCGGGGCCCGCCTCCACTTCGGGTTCGTCAACCTGAGCCTCGCGCACGAACGCCTCTACGGCGGACTCGGCGTCGCCCTCTCGGACCCGGAGACGACGGTGACCGCCGAACCCGCGGGCGACGTCGTCTGCGACCGGGCGGACGCCCGCGAGTACGCCGAACGCGCCGCGGACCTCCTCGGCGTTCCGGGCGCGCGCGTCGACGTCGAGTCCGCCCTCCCGCGGCACGCCGGCCTCGGAAGCGGCACGCAACTCGCGTTGGCCGTCTTCGAGGCGGTGGCGCGGGCGAACGGTGCAGAGAGCGACGTGCGGGCGGCCGCGCCGAACCTCGGGCGGGGCGGCCGGTCGGGCGTCGGCGTCGCCGCCTTCGAGGGCGGCGGGTTCCTCGTGGACGCGGGGCACCCGACGGCGCGCTTTACGACCTCGCGGCCGGCGGACGGCGACTGGACGGTGCCGCCGGTGGCGGTCCGACACGACGTGCCCGAGGAGTGGCGCTTCCTCCTCCTCGTCCCGGACGCCGACCCCGGACGAAGCGGCGACGAGGAGGACGACAGCATGCGCGCGGTGGTGGAACGCGCCGACCCCTCGGTGTCGGACCGCATCGCGGGCGTGGTGAGTCGTCGCCTCCTCCCGGCCGTCGCCGCCGAAAACGCCGACCGATTCGGCGAGGCGGTCGCGGAAATCGGGCGGTTGAACGGGTCGTGGTACGCCGACGAACAGGGCGGCGTCTACCGGCCGCCGGTCGGCGAACTGGTGGCGACGCTCTCGGAGCATCCCGCGGTGTACGGCGCGGGGCAGTCGTCGTGGGGACCGGCGGTGTACGGCGTCACCGACGCCGCGCGCGCCGAGGAGGCGCGGGAGGCCGGTCGGGCGGCCCTCGACGCCGCGGGCGTCGGCGGCGAGGTTCGAATCGTCGCCGGTCGCAACGTCGGCGCGCGCGTCGAACGGGCGGGCGAAGCGCCCCGAAACGGTTAA
- a CDS encoding RAD55 family ATPase: MDSIPFGVSRLDSIIGGGAPPGTVVLLVGEPGAGAREFAYTSAAMNALAHADEELFDLHYGSLHDDAAVPPEIHYLSFTDGEAAIRREMAYVLEDEFLDAAVEHVRFHDLGPEYFQLSPIPREWYMGEATTLQDLGESHNRDSVLTALGGVLSENAPNNLVVIDSVTDLVSSVSDEVEWSDVAMLMRGLGKASHEWGGLVLALASRQTLERTELGHLVDAADGTLQFEWETGGSKRARTLVVQEFRGVLSRLEEENIVRFETEIHESGFDVTDVRKIR, translated from the coding sequence ATGGACAGCATCCCCTTCGGGGTGTCCCGTCTCGATTCGATAATCGGCGGCGGGGCGCCGCCGGGAACGGTCGTCCTCCTCGTCGGCGAACCCGGCGCGGGCGCGCGGGAGTTCGCGTACACGAGTGCGGCGATGAACGCCCTCGCGCACGCCGACGAGGAACTGTTCGACCTCCACTACGGGTCGCTTCACGACGACGCGGCCGTTCCGCCGGAGATACACTACCTCTCTTTCACCGACGGCGAAGCGGCGATTCGCCGGGAGATGGCGTACGTTCTGGAAGACGAGTTCCTCGACGCCGCGGTCGAGCACGTCCGGTTTCACGACCTCGGCCCGGAGTACTTCCAACTGAGTCCAATCCCCCGGGAGTGGTACATGGGCGAGGCGACGACGCTGCAGGACCTCGGCGAGTCGCACAACCGCGACTCGGTGCTGACCGCCCTCGGCGGCGTCCTCAGCGAGAACGCGCCGAACAACCTCGTCGTCATCGACTCCGTGACGGACCTCGTCTCCTCGGTCTCCGACGAGGTGGAGTGGTCGGACGTGGCGATGCTGATGCGCGGTCTGGGGAAGGCGTCCCACGAGTGGGGCGGCCTCGTCCTCGCTCTCGCCAGTCGGCAGACGCTCGAACGGACGGAACTCGGCCACCTCGTCGACGCGGCCGACGGGACGCTCCAGTTCGAGTGGGAGACCGGCGGGTCGAAGCGCGCGCGCACCCTCGTCGTCCAGGAGTTCCGCGGCGTCCTCTCGCGCCTCGAAGAGGAGAACATCGTCCGGTTCGAGACGGAGATACACGAGAGCGGGTTCGACGTGACGGACGTACGAAAGATTCGGTGA
- a CDS encoding CopG family transcriptional regulator, giving the protein MGGEKAESLPDELALWLDEKAEELGTTRNDVVSRAVAAYRLVDENHDSLSDVAAGSDADGPTDGESNGGPDADALAARLEELDAEFDEKLTDVRERVVQVKRETDRKAPADHDHPDLSGRVETLSEEFEAVDDRVAEGFENYEEILEYLTETTDEAESKLDTLASAVVSLRRRADELERSRAERAAGAELKREANRAGVEEASCENCGTTVSLGLLDGPYCPQCTATFDGVEPKRGFLGTATLSTGDRPALQRPEAGERTAEELFDEGA; this is encoded by the coding sequence ATGGGAGGGGAGAAGGCGGAGTCGTTACCCGACGAACTCGCGCTTTGGCTCGACGAGAAGGCGGAGGAACTCGGCACGACTCGGAACGACGTCGTCTCGCGTGCGGTCGCGGCGTACCGCCTCGTGGACGAGAATCACGACTCGCTTTCGGACGTAGCGGCCGGGAGCGACGCCGACGGACCGACCGACGGCGAATCGAACGGCGGCCCGGACGCCGACGCACTCGCGGCCCGCCTCGAGGAACTCGACGCGGAGTTCGACGAGAAACTCACCGACGTTCGGGAGCGAGTCGTCCAAGTAAAGCGCGAAACCGACCGGAAGGCCCCCGCCGACCACGACCATCCGGACCTGTCCGGGCGGGTCGAGACCCTGAGCGAGGAGTTCGAGGCGGTGGACGACCGGGTGGCCGAGGGGTTCGAGAACTACGAGGAGATACTCGAGTACCTCACCGAGACGACCGACGAGGCGGAGTCGAAACTCGACACCCTCGCGTCCGCCGTGGTGTCGCTCAGACGCCGCGCCGACGAGTTAGAGCGCTCCCGCGCGGAACGCGCCGCGGGAGCCGAACTCAAGCGCGAGGCGAACCGCGCGGGCGTCGAGGAGGCGTCCTGCGAGAACTGCGGGACGACGGTCAGCCTCGGCCTCCTCGACGGCCCGTACTGCCCGCAGTGTACGGCCACGTTCGACGGCGTCGAGCCGAAACGGGGCTTTCTCGGCACCGCGACGCTCTCGACGGGCGACCGACCCGCCCTCCAACGACCGGAGGCGGGCGAGAGGACGGCCGAGGAACTGTTCGACGAGGGGGCCTGA
- a CDS encoding transcription factor S: MQFCDDCGSMMVNRDGEMVCTNDDCGSTAEQDRELAEQFVSTEEQSGDELIETEEGANFEGKPTATDVTCDQCGHGEAWYTIKQTGSADEPPTRFFKCKECGHRWRGYN, translated from the coding sequence ATGCAGTTCTGCGACGACTGCGGTTCGATGATGGTCAACCGAGACGGCGAGATGGTCTGTACGAACGACGACTGCGGGTCCACCGCCGAACAGGACCGAGAACTCGCCGAACAGTTCGTCTCCACCGAAGAACAGAGCGGCGACGAACTCATCGAAACCGAGGAAGGCGCGAACTTCGAGGGCAAACCCACCGCCACCGACGTGACCTGCGACCAGTGCGGCCACGGCGAGGCGTGGTACACCATCAAACAGACCGGGTCGGCCGACGAACCGCCGACGCGATTCTTCAAATGCAAGGAGTGCGGCCACCGGTGGCGCGGGTACAACTGA
- a CDS encoding EthD family reductase, with amino-acid sequence MVPNVMVCKMVILARRREDMSHEECIEYMEEEHAPLVQELPGLRKYQSSVPLNPDEAGFDEMAQLWFDSPEEMNDAFESEAGRRVQEDAENFLDADSALMIPVADETVRVNELD; translated from the coding sequence GTGGTACCAAACGTCATGGTGTGTAAGATGGTGATTCTGGCCCGGCGGCGCGAGGACATGTCCCACGAGGAGTGCATCGAGTACATGGAGGAGGAACACGCCCCGCTCGTCCAGGAGTTGCCCGGACTCCGCAAGTACCAGAGTTCGGTCCCGTTGAACCCGGACGAGGCGGGATTCGACGAGATGGCGCAGTTGTGGTTCGACTCCCCCGAGGAGATGAACGACGCCTTCGAGTCGGAGGCCGGACGGCGGGTGCAGGAGGACGCGGAGAACTTCCTCGACGCCGACAGCGCACTCATGATACCCGTCGCCGACGAGACGGTTCGGGTGAACGAACTCGACTGA
- a CDS encoding alpha/beta hydrolase, whose protein sequence is MTETVLVPGGRDVRASLDEAEDGNATACVVACPPHPRQSGHRGDDRLVAVGDELTDRGVDCLRFDYGAWDEGYGETADAGNAVAWAADRYDRVGLFGFSFGATVALLTAAEGAPTDDDEQSSSGRQTPSVDAVSALAPTARLADDLDAVASFDDVPVPVQVLYGTRDDTVEWEPVVERARETHQSVVEFSADHFFIGQAGKVAVRVADFLLSFLQAADSR, encoded by the coding sequence ATGACCGAGACGGTTCTCGTTCCGGGGGGTCGAGACGTCCGGGCGTCGCTCGACGAAGCGGAGGACGGGAACGCGACGGCGTGCGTCGTCGCCTGCCCGCCGCATCCCCGACAGAGCGGACACCGCGGCGACGACAGACTCGTCGCCGTCGGCGACGAACTGACCGACCGCGGCGTCGACTGCCTCCGCTTCGACTACGGCGCGTGGGACGAGGGGTACGGCGAGACGGCGGACGCGGGGAACGCCGTCGCGTGGGCGGCGGACCGCTACGACCGCGTGGGTCTGTTCGGGTTCAGTTTCGGCGCGACGGTGGCGCTTCTGACCGCCGCGGAGGGCGCGCCGACGGACGATGACGAGCAAAGCTCGTCAGGCCGACAGACGCCGTCTGTCGATGCCGTCTCCGCACTCGCGCCGACGGCCCGCCTCGCCGACGACTTAGACGCCGTCGCGTCGTTCGACGACGTTCCCGTCCCCGTCCAAGTGCTGTACGGGACGCGCGACGACACCGTCGAGTGGGAACCCGTGGTCGAACGCGCCCGCGAGACGCACCAGTCGGTCGTCGAGTTCAGCGCGGACCACTTCTTTATCGGACAGGCCGGGAAAGTCGCGGTTCGGGTGGCCGACTTCCTCCTCTCGTTCCTTCAGGCGGCGGACTCGCGGTAA
- a CDS encoding PspA/IM30 family protein: MGILSRTSYVIRSKINALLNRTEDPGETLDYSYEKMRDELQQVKQGIADLTTQKKRLEIQKRRLEENVEKHNEQAREAVNQDRDDLARQALEKKQSKMNQIEDLETQIANLQETQDNLVEKKNQLQNRIEEFRTKKETMKARYDAAEASTRVSEAMSGVGDEMADVGRALERAEDRTDEMEARSAAMDELADTGAFDDALSDKDPIDRELESGRSSREVDTELETLKADMGKGSAPETESEDGETADAEAADADVDVDAADVDVADEEVEAELEELKNEDDA; this comes from the coding sequence ATGGGAATCCTCTCGCGCACGTCGTACGTCATTCGGTCGAAGATCAACGCCCTCCTCAATCGGACCGAAGACCCGGGAGAGACGTTGGACTACTCCTACGAGAAGATGCGGGACGAACTCCAGCAGGTCAAGCAGGGTATCGCCGACCTGACGACCCAGAAGAAGCGACTGGAGATTCAGAAGCGCCGCCTCGAGGAGAACGTCGAGAAACACAACGAACAGGCGCGCGAGGCGGTCAATCAGGACCGCGACGACCTCGCGCGGCAGGCGTTGGAGAAGAAGCAGTCGAAGATGAACCAGATAGAGGACTTGGAGACCCAAATCGCGAACCTCCAAGAGACGCAGGACAACCTCGTCGAGAAGAAGAACCAACTGCAGAACCGCATCGAGGAGTTCCGCACGAAGAAGGAGACGATGAAGGCCCGCTACGACGCGGCGGAGGCCTCCACGCGCGTCTCCGAGGCGATGTCCGGCGTCGGCGACGAGATGGCCGACGTGGGTCGCGCCCTCGAACGCGCCGAGGACCGGACCGACGAGATGGAGGCGCGGTCGGCCGCGATGGACGAACTCGCCGACACGGGCGCGTTCGACGACGCCCTCTCCGACAAGGATCCCATCGACCGGGAACTCGAATCAGGGCGCTCCTCCAGAGAGGTCGACACGGAGCTGGAGACGTTGAAGGCCGACATGGGCAAAGGCTCCGCGCCGGAGACCGAGAGCGAAGACGGCGAGACGGCCGACGCGGAGGCCGCGGACGCTGACGTGGACGTAGACGCCGCGGACGTGGACGTCGCCGACGAAGAGGTCGAGGCCGAGTTGGAGGAGCTGAAGAACGAAGACGACGCATAA